The genomic interval CAGCTCAACAGACCGACCGACGACTAGGGCTCAAAGAGGGAGGGATTAAAGCCTTAAGTGTTTGGCATAAACTTCCTTCctgttcagtttttttttttttgccactaTTTTTCCAGGGAATTATAAAGTACAGTCATACTTCACCCTCTGGTTCAAGCCCACCTCAAAATCAGTTCAAAAATCCAAACACTGCTTTGTAGCGACAGTCCCCTCTCAAATTAAGGCCATGCTTCAGGACCCAACAGAACAGACGGGTGACAGCTGAGAGACAGAATGAGcgagaaaaggaggagagagagagaggaggcgcgagagaaagagagagagaggaggagcgagagagagagagagaggaggaggagcgagagagagagagagaggaggaggagcgagagagagagagagagagagaggaggagcgagagagagagagagagagaggaggagcgagagagagagagagagagagaggaggagcgagagagagagagagagagaaggaggaggagcgagagagagagagagaggaggagcgagagaaagagagagagaggaggagcgagagaaagagagagagaggaggagcgagagagagagagagagagaggaggagcgagagagagagagagaggaggagcgagagagagagagagagagaggaggagcgagagagagagagagagaggaggagaggagcgagagagagagagagagagagaggaggagcgagagagagagaggaggagcgagagagagagaggaggagcgagagagaggagagagagagagagagagagagagaggaggagcgagagagagagagagagagagagagaggaggagcgagagagagagagagagagagagagaggaggagcgagagagagagagagagagaggaggagcgagagagagagaggaggagcgagagagagagaggaggagcgagagagagagaggaggagcgagagagagaggaggagcgagagagagaggaggagcgagagagagaggaggagcgagagagagaggaggagcgagagagagagagagaggaggagcgagagagagagagaggaggagcgagagagagagagagagaggaggagcgagagagagagagaggaggagcgagagagagagagagagagaggaggagcgagagagagagagagagagaggagcgagcgagagagagagagagagagagaggaggagcgagagagagagagagagagagaggaggagcgagagagagagagatgagagagagaggaggagaggagagaggagagagagagagagaggaggagcgagagagagagagagagagagagagaggaggagcgagagagagagagagagagaggaagaggaggagcgagagagagagagagagagagaggaggagcgagagagagagagaggaggagcgagagagagagagagaggaggagcgagagagagagagagaggaggagcgagagagagagagagaggaggagcgagagagagaggaggagcagagagagaggaggagcgagagagagagagagaggaggagcgagagagagagagagaggaggagcgagagagagagagagaggaggagcgagagagagagagagaggaggagcgagagagagagagagaggagagcgagagagagagagagagagagagagagagagaggaggagcgagagagagagagagagagagagaaggagcgagagagagagagagagagagagaggaggagcgagagagagagaggagcgagaggagagagagagagagagagagaggagcgagagagagagagaaggagcgagagagagagagaaggagcgagagagagagagagagagaggaggagcgagagagagagagaaggagcgagagagagagagagagaggaggagcgagagagagagagagagaggaggaggagcgagagagagagagagagaggaggaggagcgagagagagagagaggagagagagagagagcgagagagagagagagagaggaggaggagcgagagagagagagagagaggaggaggagcgagagagagagagagagagaaggagcgagagagagagagaaggagcgagagagagagcagaggagaggagcgatgagagagagagagagcgagagaggagaggagcgagagagagagagagaggagggagagcgagagagagagagaggagcgagagagaggaggagcgagagagagagagagaggagcgagagagagagaggaggagaggagagagcgagagagagagaggaggagcgagagagagagagaggaggagcgagagagagagagaggaggagcgagagagagagagagagagagagagaggaggagagcgagagagagagagagagagagagagaggaggagagagagagagagagcgagagagagaggaggagcgagagagagagagagagagagagagagaggaggagcgagagagagagagagaggaggagcgagagagagagagagaggaggagcgagagagagagagagagaaggagcgagagagagagagagagagagaaggagcgagagagagagagagagagagagaaggagcgagagagagagagagagagagagagagaggaggaggagcgagagagaggaggaggagcgagagagagagagagagagagagagagagagagagagagagagagaggaggagcgagagagagagagagagaggagcgagagagagagagagaaggagcgagagagacagagagagagagagaaggagcgagagagagagagagagagagagaagagcgagagagagagagagagagagagagagaggaggagcgagagagagagaggagcgagagagagagagagagagagagagcgagagagagagagagaggaggaggagcgagagagagagagagagagaaggagcgagagagagagagaaggagcgagagagagagagagaaggagcgagagagagagagagagaaggagcgagagagagagagagagaaggagcgagagagagagagagaaggagcgagagagagagaaggagcgagagagagagagagagaaggagcgagagagtgagagagagagaggagcgagagagagagagagaaggagcgagagagagagagaga from Salvelinus fontinalis isolate EN_2023a chromosome 18, ASM2944872v1, whole genome shotgun sequence carries:
- the LOC129816060 gene encoding trichohyalin-like; amino-acid sequence: EREREEEREREEEREREEEREREEEREREREEEEREEEREREREEEREREREEEREREREEEREREREESEREREREREREEEREREREREKERERERERERRKEEERERERERRRSEREREERERERERERERRRKRERERRSERERERERRSERERERERERRRSEREEEEREREREREREREREREEERERERERSEREREKERERQREREKEREREREREKSERERERERERRSERERGAREREREREREREREEEERERERERRSEREREGARERERRSERERERRSERERERRSEREREKEREREKEREREREKEREKERERERERERRRSEREEEERERERERRRSERERERGGGAREREREKERERERRSEREREKEREREREKEREREREKEREREREESGKREEEREREEEREREEEREREEEREREEEREREEEREREEEREREEEREREEEREREEERERESKR